From the Accumulibacter sp. genome, one window contains:
- a CDS encoding PEP-CTERM sorting domain-containing protein: MKQLTRFGVAGALCALSAAVSGAPVNQDFEAGLSGWTVLGNVATTGPTTVVTYDPPAKNVFPYQALMARLVSNDGQDHGASTGNYSPPSNTTALDAFFGLPVGTLAASYQAFNGSGIKQTFSGSVGDVVQQRWNFFSTDDTDPQFGSNDTAFAVISGPAIGNTVLIRLMDSFTAGASATSGWNPFAFTLPADGSYTIGFGVVNGGDNYYYDAELFLDDFRGVPEPGSLTLVGLALAGIGSLRRRSWGRA; this comes from the coding sequence ATGAAACAGCTTACCCGGTTCGGTGTCGCAGGCGCCCTCTGCGCGCTGAGCGCAGCGGTATCTGGCGCGCCCGTGAATCAGGATTTTGAGGCGGGTCTTTCGGGTTGGACGGTGCTTGGCAATGTCGCCACGACGGGTCCGACCACGGTCGTCACCTACGATCCGCCTGCCAAGAACGTCTTTCCCTATCAAGCCCTGATGGCTCGGCTGGTGAGCAATGACGGGCAGGACCACGGCGCGAGCACCGGCAACTACAGTCCCCCTTCCAATACCACAGCGCTGGATGCGTTCTTTGGATTGCCCGTCGGAACCCTGGCTGCGTCCTACCAGGCGTTCAATGGATCGGGGATCAAGCAAACGTTTTCGGGCTCTGTCGGGGACGTCGTTCAGCAACGCTGGAATTTCTTTTCGACGGATGATACCGACCCGCAGTTCGGGAGCAACGATACGGCATTTGCCGTGATCAGCGGCCCGGCAATAGGAAACACGGTCCTCATTCGCCTGATGGATTCCTTTACCGCGGGAGCGTCAGCCACCTCAGGATGGAACCCCTTTGCATTCACGCTTCCCGCAGACGGTTCCTATACGATCGGCTTCGGCGTTGTAAACGGCGGGGACAATTACTACTACGACGCGGAACTCTTCCTCGACGACTTCAGGGGTGTTCCGGAGCCAGGTTCTCTTACCTTGGTTGGGCTCGCGCTGGCAGGAATCGGGTCGTTGCGCCGGAGAAGTTGGGGACGCGCGTAA